CCGAAATTTACAcgcaaccaatcaatcaatctgcCTGGCCCCCCAAAAAAACCTGCTTCATGATTGGCTGCTCCCGGTGACGAACCTGCCTCCTCCTGTCTCCTGGCCTGCCCTGCCCTGATTGGTGGCTGCTTCCGCGTGCCCTCACTGTGATTGGCTGTGCTCTTGGCGAACGgtctagttcacccaaatatgggCTTCTTGCTGGCAGGTACCACTTCTGTGAGAAGTGTTTCAACGAAATCCAGGGGGAGAATGTATCTCTGGGGGACGATCCAACTCAGCCTCAAACGTGAGTAGCCATCTAAAAGTTAGTTTTGATCTTCTTCATTGTTATTGTCGTAATGCTATTCCTCCAGGGAGCGTTAGTTCAGTGATTCTCATGACGCACTCGATTGGGCGGCTTCCTGTTCTCCGTCTCTCATTTTCTCTCCTCAGGTCCATCAATAAAGATCAGTTTCAAAGGAAAAAGAATGACACCCTCGACCCTGAGCTGTATGTAGATATTTTCTCCCTCCAAATGTGTCATCTCAGTTTGCTTGTTAAGTTTAAGTCAAGATGTGGATTTGCTGTCATCGTCTGACCTTTGTTTTCTGATCTTCCTCGTCAGACTGTTGGAATGTGCCGACTGTGGTCGAAAAATGCATCAGATATGCGCTCTGCACAATGAGACGATATGGCCGTCGGGGTGAGCTAGTTTTATTTGAGcacaatttattttatacattctaCTGCAAAACATGGCTTAAAAATGGAGTCGGCAGACTGTTAGTGAATGTAAGGCTTTACCTAAGGAAGCGAAAGTTAATACTtattcatttatctttattttatatgaGGTTTGCCGGGTTTTTCCTGTTAAATACAACTCTGATTTGTGAATTGTATATATCAGCATTAAATTAGCTTTAAAACAAGATATCAGTTCTTCTAATTAATGGTCAAATGTTGTGACAAGATGAGTGCTATAAACATGGAAAATGTAGGACAACTTGATGTCCTTTGTTACTActaatttttatgattattactgTTCCAAATTGTTTCTAAATTGTTCCCACATATTCATTTATGTCGCTCCATTTCCAAATAGTCTGTCTTCCTTTCAATCAGGTTTGTGTGTGACGGCTGTCTGAAAAAAGCCAATGCAACAAGGAAGGAGAATAAATACACTGCAAAGAGTAAGTGGTTAAGAGCTTTAAAAATCTGGGAAAGAAATACCCTTTTGTTTAATTTGTGAGCGTAGATGTTCATACTTGGCTAATGAGAATCAAGTCATTTAGATTTCTAATGGCAGATCTTAATGGAGACGGTGAGTAGTCATTTTAAACTTCGctgcttttctttctctttattcCAGGACTTCCTCAGACAAAGCTTGGTAGCTTCCTGGAGACACGAGTGAACGAGTACCTAAAGCGCCAGAATCATCCAGAAAGCGGTGATGTCACCATTCGTGTGGTTCACGTGTCTGATAAAGTGGTGGAAGTCAAACCTGGCATGAAGTCCAGGTGAGGGACAGTGCTGAATATTCTGCAATATTTTTGTCGTTCCTTTTAAGTTTTGGGAATTTTGGAActgtttgctttcatttcttTTAATTGCCATAAAGTACTGTTGTTTATACTACTGCATGCCCTaactagtgttattttagtattatttattcacTATTATgggatattataataatattttgtattaccttttattttcatatgttcagtttcaattttagtttgtttaaatatttctatatagttttattttaaatcagtcattttaaaacttatatttattttagttgtcAGGGCAACATTTAACTTTCATTTGTTTTGAAgtttgtttttcatctaatatttgtttttacattttaagcctTATTTCAACTGGAAAAACAAATCTGAACAGATTTAACTtctgttttagttaacaataataaaactgtttttcttttaatgttatTGGTGGCCTTCCATAGCTTCTCATCATAAACAGTAAAATTAATATGTTCTATATTGTCAAGCAAGAAATCATTTTGAGGGGAAAGTATGTCTAAGGAAATTGCAGCACTATATAATTCATCAAATGAACATGAATGATTATCATGAACAGCAACACCGATTATCAATGCATGAATCTAAACTATTTTGGAATGCCCACGCTTTtccatatatttttattatgatgtCGACGTGTGTAGGCAGATGAATTACTCTCAGTAAACAACAACATCTTGATCTTGCTTGCACTCAACTACAGTATTTCAGAGGAGACAGCTCACCCATAACTGTTGCTCTTTGGAAATGTCTTTTTCAATTTCATTGCTTTGTTGATCATTTGCATAAAGTAAAATTGTTCTAAACTTTGTACATGACTGCATTGTATCACCATCAGTCACTGCTGTGTAAATagccattgaaaatgaatgacatcAAGGTGTTTTGACTTTGAAAGGCCTCTGAAAGGCCTCTAGGAGGATGAGAAAACAACATTGGATCAATATATTGCACAAACTCCGGTATTGAAAAgtggattaattaattggttcTTTGAATCtgtaactgtaaaaaataaatattcatgcttgcttaattaaaaattcaattttgtctttttgaaatACAAGAATTTTAATGGACACCATGAAAAAATGTAAAGAGTTGACTGTCTTTCTTTTACAGGTTTGTTGATAGCGGTGAAATGTCAGAGTCATTCCCGTACAGGACAAAAGCTCTGTTTGCGTTTGAAGATATTGATGGGACAGATGTCTGCTTCTTTGGAATGCATGTGCAAGAATATGGCTCCGACTGCCCTCCTCCCAATCAAAGGTTAAAAATAACAAAGACCATGCAGTCACACATCACAGAATCTTCCTCCATGCGCATGTGGATGACATTACATAGGGGTCTGAGAAACACAAGTAACGTAGTGATATCCTcttgtctctttctctccatgTAGACGTGTGTACATCTCCTATCTTGACAGCGTGCACTTTTTCCAGCCCCGTCACCTGAGAACTGGAGTCTATCATGAGATCCTGATTGGATACATGGAATATGCTAAAAAAATGGGGTTTGTCACTGGCCACATCTGGGCTTGTCCACCGAGCGAAGGCGATGACTATATCTTCCATTGCCACCCATCGGATCAGAAGATTCCCAAACCAAAACGCTTACAAGAATGGTACAAGAAGATGCTTGACAAAGCAGTAGCTGAAAGAATTGTACATGACTACAAGGTATTGCTACAGCTGTACTTCTGGTTGACaataataaaagtttagactTGAGTCAGCATACTGCAAGATAGTCTTTTCCCTTGTTTGGCTAGTTGACAGCAATGTGCCATCTATTAGTCCTTCACTAACTATTGCATGTTTCCCCTTGCCCAGGACATTTTTAAGCAGGCAACAGAGGATCGTCTGACCAGTGCGAAGGAGCTCCCATATTTTGAGGGTGATTTTTGGCCTAATGTGTTGGAAGAGAGCATTAAAGAGCTTGAACAGGAGGAGGAAGAACGGAAGCGAGAGGAAAACAACACCTCTAGTGAAAGCATTGATGTGAGTGATTAACTCAGATTTGTAGCCATCTTGTACTGGGTGAAAATATACTTTAGTGCCAAAGGAATAGATCAATAAAAATTCAATAAACTAGATTTCTTAACTGGGTTTTTAGACCGCTACTgtccttttttttgtatttgacttGATGGTAAAATTAATTCTAGTGCAGCTGCTTTAATATGTATTcttaaaacataattattataaCTTGATGCTTAAGATTGTTTCATTGACTGTCTAGGCTACCAGTGGTGACAGCAAGAATgccaaaaaaaagaacagcaagaAGACTAGCAAGAACAAGAGCAGCTTGAGCCGGGCCAATAAAAAGAAACCGGGAATGCCAAATGTCTCCAATGATCTATCCCAGAAACTCTATGCTTCAATGGAGAAACACAAAGAGGTATGTAGCTCCCAAAAACATTTGAACCATTTGTCAATTACACATTTGGACTGAACTCACAAATGTCAACACTCTACTTAATTTCAAGGTTTTCTTTGTTATCCGTCTCATCGCTGGCCCTTCTGCCAATTCCCTTCCACCCATTTTGGACGCTGACCCCCTGATGGCCTGCGATCTGATGGACGGACGAGATGCTTTCCTAACGCTTGCACGAGACAAGCACCTTGAATTCAGCTCACTGAGGCGTGCCAAATGGAGCTCCATGTGTATGCTTGTAGAACTGCACAACCAGAGCCAGGACCGCTTTGTCTACACGTGCAATGAATGCAAGCACCACGTTGAGACACGCTTTCACTGCACTGTTTGTGAGGTAAGAAATGCCATGTATGctgctttgtttttttctttgaagaGGGTTTCTAAAAATTGTGGTATTGTGGTACATTACAACTTTTGAAATGCCCCCTTCTCTCTTCTTTTGTAGGATTATGATCTTTGCATCACTTGCTACAACATTAAGGGCCATGAGCACAAGATGGAGAAACTTGGACTGGGTCTTGATGACGAGAGCAACAACCAGTCTGCAGCCTCCACTCAGAACCCTGGTGACTCGCGTCGTCTCAGCATCCAGCGCTGCATCCAGTCACTGGTGCATGCATGCCAGTGCCGCAATGCTAATTGCTCTTTGCCATCTTGCCAGAAGATGAAGAGAGTAGTGCAACACACCAAGGGCTGCAAACGCAAAACTAATGGTGGCTGTCCCATCTGCAAGCAACTCATTGCGCTTTGTTGCTATCATGCCAAGCACTGCCAGGAAAACAAGTGTCCTGTGCCCTTCTGTCTCAACATCAAGCACAAGCTTCGTCAACAGCAGCTGCAACACAGGCTTCAACAAGCGCAAATGCTGCGTAGACGTATGGCCACCATGCAGCGAGCAGGGCAGCCACCACCTTGTGGAAGTGGGCCTCCAGGAGGTCCTCCATCACCCTGCAACAATGGAGCCACAGGTCCAAGCACACCTACGTCAGTTGGTACTCAACCTGCAACGCCTCAGACACCCACACAGCTAACACCCAACCTTGCATCTCTGCCCCAGCCCGGTGTGGGTGGAGTCCCAGCTGGAGCTCCCCAGCAGCCTCCTCAGCATCCAGTCCACCACCAGTTTCAGCAGATGCCAGGTGCAGGTGGGATGATGACCTCACCGCAACAACAAATGGTTCCTCAGCAAACTGTGGGGCAACTTCCACATCCACACAATCAGTATGGTCCCCATTCCACTGGTCTCTCCCCAAATCCACAGTCGCAGGGTAAGCCAGGCCTTGGTCCCGCAACTCCTCCGCAGCTCCCTAGCAACCCAGGCACAGCACCTATGTCCCAGCAACAGCAACCTTCAGGTCCTCCGCCTGCAGCTGTGGAGATAGCCATGAAGATCCAGCAAGTGGCTGATGCACAGCGAAAGATGGCACAGGTTCAGATGCTACACAGGCAGGCTGTGCAAGCTGGCATGATGCCGCAGCATCATCAGCAGCCACAGGGACAGATGGGAGTATCCCATCCTGGGATTGGCATGGTAGGGCCACCAGGAATAGCCTCACAGGCACAAACATCAGTGAACAGAGTGCAGATGGAACAGCAGCAAGGACCTCAGGGAATGATGGCGGGAGTTGGGCCCATGCAGCAGCCTCAACAGGTAGGTGCGCAAGGCCAGATGCCACAACAAATGCATCTACAGCAGCCAAGAATAAACCCACAACTTCAGCCTCAGCAGCAACAGTGGCAAGGACAGGGTATGCCAACCCAGCAGAGACCTGGCATGATGGCTCAACCGGGAATGGTTGCAATGCAGCCCCCtccgcagcagcagcaacaaccaCAACAAATGCAACAACGGCAAGCACCCCAAATGCCGAATCGAAATGCATTGATGAGTATGGTGCAGGCTGGTCTGCAGAGTGGTGTAGTAAGTGGGGCAGCAGCTGGCAATCTGCCTCAGGGAGCCCTGCAGGATCTTTTGCAGACCCTACGATCTCCAAGTTCACCTCTACAGCAGCAGCAAGTCCTCAACATTCTTCGATCTAACCCACAACTAATGGCAGCATTTATCAAGCAGCGTGTTCACAAATATAAAGGAGGCACAGGTGGCCCTGCTGTACCACAGGGTGGGCCAGGACCAATGGGAGGCCAGCCAGTGAGTGTCAATACTGGGGTGCCTCAGCCTGGCATGCACCTTGGACAGGGTGTTAACATGCAGACTCAACTTTCTCAACTCCAAAAGCAGCAGCAAATGCAACAACGGCCGCTACTGCAGCAACAGCAAGTAGCTGCCTTGCAGCAGCAACAAcagaaacaacaacagcagcagcagcaacaacagcaaGGAATTCAGGGTCAGGGGGCTCCAAACATGACCAACATGAATCCACAGTTCAGAGAACTGGTCATGAGAAGGCAACAGCAACTCCagtttcagcagcagcagcaacaacaacaacaacaacagcagcaacaacagcagcagcagcaacaaatgAGTAATCACGCAGCATTCCAACAGCAGCAAGGTTATGTGGGTCAGCAGGGTAACATGCAAGTCCCGCCAGGAGGTCAACCACTACAAGGTGTGCAACCTGGCCAGCAGCAGAGTTTTCCAGGTAACCCTGCGCAACAGCAAGCTGCAGCTGTCTTGCAACAGAGGCTTGCACAGCAACACCATCTACAGATGCAACAGCAGCAGAAGGCAGCATCACAAGGTCCTGATATGGGGCACGGAGGAGGTCCGCAGCCCACACAAGGAGGTCCCAGTCTACAGACATCACAGACATTATTACAACAGGCTTTGCATCAGCGTCTGCTTCAACAGCAGCAACATCTCAGTGGCACCTCACCGGCACAGCAGAACAACCCCATGAGCCCACAGCAGCAGCATCAGATGTCTCAGTCACCCCACTTGCAGGGCCAACAGCTCCCATCCTCCCTCAGCAACCAAGTCTGTTCGCCTCAGCCCTCCCCACGACCCCAGTCCCAACCACCTCACTCAAGTCCGTCCCCGCGCCTGCAACCACAGCCCTCGCCCCACCACATCTCACCTCAGACCCAAACGGGTTCTCCGCATCCCAACCACCTTCAGCAGCATCACTCAGGCATGGctccacctcctccacctccCCAACAGCCACAGCACAACTCTAAGGACCCAAGTGGATTTGGTGCAGATCAGAACGCCATGCTTTCTCAGCTCAGTGGCTTGGCAGGACTCCACGGACCTGGAGCTAATGATATGCTGCCCCCTAGTGGCCAGGATCTTGGAATTAACATGAAAACCCTTTAGACATCATATAGTTATCACAAAATTTGCAAAGCCCCACCAGAGACAGTGTTAGCTTTTTTATACTATAAGGAAGAACTTAGTGTTTTTCatcataaatgctttaaaatggaCCAGCCTAGAGAAATAGCATATAAGCATGGGGGggattgctttttgtttttttttttttgccagttgtGTACAAAGAGAGGATAGTTTCTCAGCCTCAGAGAACAAACCacaagtaatattttttatgtcaggtccaggGGAGAACTTTTCCTTTttcaagaaatattttttaagattttaaaagtggtataaaattaaagcgcAAATGATTAAggacttttttatatattgtttcacCATGTACCAGTCTCTGTTATTTGTATTCACAGAGTGATATGGAACATTTCAAACATTGTGATgcatatattattagaattatctgAACATCATGCATATCTTCCTTGTAAATTTTgagttttgcattttatttattctagcTTTCATTTTGTTGTCATGATGAATTTTGTTCATGTGTGTTCCCAGAGACTGCTACAATTCACatagaatatatttttgttaataccTATTAAAATGAGGAGCTATTCCATTACTGAAGCTGGAAATTTAGGTTATTGAGTATAATATAAATTACAGTGTTGGGGGATCAGGTTTTGGTGTGCGCTCCACTGCCCATTGGAAATTCCATTGGACATCACTTCTTTTGCAACAAGACAACTTTgcagatgcacacacacccaccctCAGAATGTTTGTGCACTCTTTATAAGATGGATAGTGGAGATGTCTGTACTGGttggatgtgtgtgtatatacgtgtgtgtgtgtgtgtatatacgtgtgtgtgtgttggatgtGGTGCTAGAGTTCATCTGCTCGTGCTCAAAATCATGTTGGGCAGTGTTTCACATATGAACTGTATGGCGCAGTGAAATGGAGAAGAGGAGAGCCACTGATTTCACAGTTTTCGTCCTTCATTACCACTGATTTTCCTTCACTTCCAGAACTTTCTTTGCTCTGAACTTTGGgagttttatttgaatattttgtacTGTACAAAGGAAACACAAACTGTGGACttcatacttttttcttttttaataa
The sequence above is a segment of the Carassius carassius chromosome 9, fCarCar2.1, whole genome shotgun sequence genome. Coding sequences within it:
- the ep300b gene encoding histone acetyltransferase p300 isoform X11, with the translated sequence MADNVLESGPPSAKRPKLSSPALSVSASDGNDFGSLFDLEHDLPDELINSSDLGLPNGMDPSQLHTSLGGGGMSGPLGSSGQDTAAKHKHLSELLRPGGPPSTSTAVGNPSNVSSLGMMGGLSGSPVTQGLGGPQQQQPGMMPQPGMVAGLNRGMMGAQKGNGHPQSMMGGQMMNGAIRMAYANVNMNAGMVGNGNVLPDALQQQNTGQQTAQAAMRPQQPGAVNKMGMMGAPGPYGGSYGQCGGQSLGPQLQNKAGQPNSINQFNMDKKPQHGQNMVSMQSSGVVGGVSGPGGAAAAPPAADPEKHKLIQQQLVLLLHAHKCHRREQANGEVRQCSLPHCRTMKNVLNHMTHCQAGKSCQVAHCASSRQIISHWKNCTRHDCPVCLPLKNAGDKRNQQSLLGGAGMGMSGPLGGSLPGGQPSAPNLNPPSQIDPSSIERAYAALGLTYQGNQASTQNQQTSVTAQLGMRSLNIIGGNSMGVNGGVGAPITNQHPGMLPDGMMHRNVTPQSLMNDGSGVGNMGSAVTATPPSAGMRKNWHEDITQDLRNHLVHKLVQAIFPTPDPAALKDRRMENLVAYARKVEGDMYESANSRAEYYHLLAEKIYKIQKELEEKRRTRLQKQDGPHTDPSLVQAAGPNQMVNRMQNPAGMNQFAQVGMQQPMGQRATPPLPMGANHNQMGMHGTPQMNQPNVPQLQNQYMQNQFPGTGAGLGQGAVGLNQPAGQGAMPQNQMPTPPSLAVHSPVAQTQAAVSGSGATVGPQGPPSNLPQPAPQPGLHTHCPPLRQNSPSPARSLTPTPSPHQMPPQMTGNQTPQPHTPTSSTTMTPPTKQLPPMAQGVGSEKASQLQQQSHGGGVAGGPQTGLASSVPSQNPHGLCAHPRTPLSQKSSLTADGQASTPASDSSADPSSQLTSSEPTAPLDPKTEVKQQEEEDENETEDKASGKMAAMQTEIKTEEKPEIKKEEPADNEYKTEPMETSTGSTGEEKKPEVKTEPKEEEAAGTNSSPTNTQSKKKVFKPDELRQALMPTLEALYRQDPESLPFRQPVDPQLLGIPVRIRTSNKTNLDYFDIVKNPMDLSTIKRKLDTGQYQEPWQYVDDMWLMFNNAWLYNRKTSRVYKYCSKLAEVFEQEIDPVMQGLGYCCGRKLEFSPQTLCCYGKQLCTIPRDAAYFSYQNSSPKYGLLAGRYHFCEKCFNEIQGENVSLGDDPTQPQTSINKDQFQRKKNDTLDPELLLECADCGRKMHQICALHNETIWPSGFVCDGCLKKANATRKENKYTAKRLPQTKLGSFLETRVNEYLKRQNHPESGDVTIRVVHVSDKVVEVKPGMKSRFVDSGEMSESFPYRTKALFAFEDIDGTDVCFFGMHVQEYGSDCPPPNQRRVYISYLDSVHFFQPRHLRTGVYHEILIGYMEYAKKMGFVTGHIWACPPSEGDDYIFHCHPSDQKIPKPKRLQEWYKKMLDKAVAERIVHDYKDIFKQATEDRLTSAKELPYFEGDFWPNVLEESIKELEQEEEERKREENNTSSESIDATSGDSKNAKKKNSKKTSKNKSSLSRANKKKPGMPNVSNDLSQKLYASMEKHKEVFFVIRLIAGPSANSLPPILDADPLMACDLMDGRDAFLTLARDKHLEFSSLRRAKWSSMCMLVELHNQSQDRFVYTCNECKHHVETRFHCTVCEDYDLCITCYNIKGHEHKMEKLGLGLDDESNNQSAASTQNPGDSRRLSIQRCIQSLVHACQCRNANCSLPSCQKMKRVVQHTKGCKRKTNGGCPICKQLIALCCYHAKHCQENKCPVPFCLNIKHKLRQQQLQHRLQQAQMLRRRMATMQRAGQPPPCGSGPPGGPPSPCNNGATGPSTPTSVGTQPATPQTPTQLTPNLASLPQPGVGGVPAGAPQQPPQHPVHHQFQQMPGAGGMMTSPQQQMVPQQTVGQLPHPHNQYGPHSTGLSPNPQSQGKPGLGPATPPQLPSNPGTAPMSQQQQPSGPPPAAVEIAMKIQQVADAQRKMAQVQMLHRQAVQAGMMPQHHQQPQGQMGVSHPGIGMVGPPGIASQAQTSVNRVQMEQQQGPQGMMAGVGPMQQPQQVGAQGQMPQQMHLQQPRINPQLQPQQQQWQGQGMPTQQRPGMMAQPGMVAMQPPPQQQQQPQQMQQRQAPQMPNRNALMSMVQAGLQSGVVSGAAAGNLPQGALQDLLQTLRSPSSPLQQQQVLNILRSNPQLMAAFIKQRVHKYKGGTGGPAVPQGGPGPMGGQPVSVNTGVPQPGMHLGQGVNMQTQLSQLQKQQQMQQRPLLQQQQVAALQQQQQKQQQQQQQQQQGIQGQGAPNMTNMNPQFRELVMRRQQQLQFQQQQQQQQQQQQQQQQQQQQMSNHAAFQQQQGYVGQQGNMQVPPGGQPLQGVQPGQQQSFPGNPAQQQAAAVLQQRLAQQHHLQMQQQQKAASQGPDMGHGGGPQPTQGGPSLQTSQTLLQQALHQRLLQQQQHLSGTSPAQQNNPMSPQQQHQMSQSPHLQGQQLPSSLSNQVCSPQPSPRPQSQPPHSSPSPRLQPQPSPHHISPQTQTGSPHPNHLQQHHSGMAPPPPPPQQPQHNSKDPSGFGADQNAMLSQLSGLAGLHGPGANDMLPPSGQDLGINMKTL
- the ep300b gene encoding histone acetyltransferase p300 isoform X4, whose translation is MADNVLESGPPSAKRPKLSSPALSVSASDGNDFGSLFDLEHDLPDELINSSDLGLPNGMDPSQLHTSLGGGGMSGPLGSSGQDTAAKHKHLSELLRPGGPPSTSTAVGNPSNVSSLGMMGGLSGSPVTQGLGGPQQQQPGMMPQPGMVAGLNRGMMGAQKGNGHPQSMMGGQMMNGAIRMAYANVNMNAGMVGNGNVLPDALQQQNTGQQTAQAAMRPQQPGAVNKMGMMGAPGPYGGSYGQCGGQSLGPQLQNKAGQPNSINQFNMDKKPQHGQNMVSMQSSGVVGGVSGPGGAAAAPPAADPEKHKLIQQQLVLLLHAHKCHRREQANGEVRQCSLPHCRTMKNVLNHMTHCQAGKSCQVAHCASSRQIISHWKNCTRHDCPVCLPLKNAGDKRNQQSLLGGAGMGMSGPLGGSLPGGQPSAPNLNPPSQIDPSSIERAYAALGLTYQGNQASTQNQQTSVTAQLGMRSLNIIAGGNSMGVNGGVGAPITNQHPGMLPDGMMHRNVTPQSLMNDGSGVGNMGSAVTATPPSAGMRKNWHEDITQDLRNHLVHKLVQAIFPTPDPAALKDRRMENLVAYARKVEGDMYESANSRAEYYHLLAEKIYKIQKELEEKRRTRLQKQGMMPAQPGMPNSALPQAPAGMNQAQLPNGPHTDPSLVQAAGPNQMVNRMQNPAGMNQFAQVGMQQPMGQRATPPLPMGANHNQMGMHGTPQMNQPNVPQLQNQYMQNQFPGTGAGLGQGAVGLNQPAGQGAMPQNQMPTPPSLAVHSPVAQTQAAVSGSGATVGPQGPPSNLPQPAPQPGLHTHCPPLRQNSPSPARSLTPTPSPHQMPPQMTGNQTPQPHTPTSSTTMTPPTKQLPPMAQGVGSEKASQLQQQSHGGGVAGGPQTGLASSVPSQNPHGLCAHPRTPLSQKSSLTADGQASTPASDSSADPSSQLTSSEPTAPLDPKTEVKQQEEEDENETEDKASGKMAAMQTEIKTEEKPEIKKEEPADNEYKTEPMETSTGSTGEEKKPEVKTEPKEEEAAGTNSSPTNTQSKKKVFKPDELRQALMPTLEALYRQDPESLPFRQPVDPQLLGIPVRIRTSNKTNLDYFDIVKNPMDLSTIKRKLDTGQYQEPWQYVDDMWLMFNNAWLYNRKTSRVYKYCSKLAEVFEQEIDPVMQGLGYCCGRKLEFSPQTLCCYGKQLCTIPRDAAYFSYQNSSPKYGLLAGRYHFCEKCFNEIQGENVSLGDDPTQPQTSINKDQFQRKKNDTLDPELLLECADCGRKMHQICALHNETIWPSGFVCDGCLKKANATRKENKYTAKRLPQTKLGSFLETRVNEYLKRQNHPESGDVTIRVVHVSDKVVEVKPGMKSRFVDSGEMSESFPYRTKALFAFEDIDGTDVCFFGMHVQEYGSDCPPPNQRRVYISYLDSVHFFQPRHLRTGVYHEILIGYMEYAKKMGFVTGHIWACPPSEGDDYIFHCHPSDQKIPKPKRLQEWYKKMLDKAVAERIVHDYKDIFKQATEDRLTSAKELPYFEGDFWPNVLEESIKELEQEEEERKREENNTSSESIDATSGDSKNAKKKNSKKTSKNKSSLSRANKKKPGMPNVSNDLSQKLYASMEKHKEVFFVIRLIAGPSANSLPPILDADPLMACDLMDGRDAFLTLARDKHLEFSSLRRAKWSSMCMLVELHNQSQDRFVYTCNECKHHVETRFHCTVCEDYDLCITCYNIKGHEHKMEKLGLGLDDESNNQSAASTQNPGDSRRLSIQRCIQSLVHACQCRNANCSLPSCQKMKRVVQHTKGCKRKTNGGCPICKQLIALCCYHAKHCQENKCPVPFCLNIKHKLRQQQLQHRLQQAQMLRRRMATMQRAGQPPPCGSGPPGGPPSPCNNGATGPSTPTSVGTQPATPQTPTQLTPNLASLPQPGVGGVPAGAPQQPPQHPVHHQFQQMPGAGGMMTSPQQQMVPQQTVGQLPHPHNQYGPHSTGLSPNPQSQGKPGLGPATPPQLPSNPGTAPMSQQQQPSGPPPAAVEIAMKIQQVADAQRKMAQVQMLHRQAVQAGMMPQHHQQPQGQMGVSHPGIGMVGPPGIASQAQTSVNRVQMEQQQGPQGMMAGVGPMQQPQQVGAQGQMPQQMHLQQPRINPQLQPQQQQWQGQGMPTQQRPGMMAQPGMVAMQPPPQQQQQPQQMQQRQAPQMPNRNALMSMVQAGLQSGVVSGAAAGNLPQGALQDLLQTLRSPSSPLQQQQVLNILRSNPQLMAAFIKQRVHKYKGGTGGPAVPQGGPGPMGGQPVSVNTGVPQPGMHLGQGVNMQTQLSQLQKQQQMQQRPLLQQQQVAALQQQQQKQQQQQQQQQQGIQGQGAPNMTNMNPQFRELVMRRQQQLQFQQQQQQQQQQQQQQQQQQQQMSNHAAFQQQQGYVGQQGNMQVPPGGQPLQGVQPGQQQSFPGNPAQQQAAAVLQQRLAQQHHLQMQQQQKAASQGPDMGHGGGPQPTQGGPSLQTSQTLLQQALHQRLLQQQQHLSGTSPAQQNNPMSPQQQHQMSQSPHLQGQQLPSSLSNQVCSPQPSPRPQSQPPHSSPSPRLQPQPSPHHISPQTQTGSPHPNHLQQHHSGMAPPPPPPQQPQHNSKDPSGFGADQNAMLSQLSGLAGLHGPGANDMLPPSGQDLGINMKTL